One part of the Polycyclovorans algicola TG408 genome encodes these proteins:
- a CDS encoding type II secretion system F family protein, with protein MATTTAKAPKEFPFKWEGLDRKGNRIKGQSSGPTADFIKLSLRKQGINPIAVRKASTLFAKGKGKVDALDIAVFSRQISTMLAAGVPLVQSLEIIGRGHDKPAMGEMVLGIKTYIEGGASFSEALGKYPLYFDELYVNLVDAGEKSGALETLLEKIATYKEKTEALKKKVKKAMTYPIAVLVVAVIVTGILLYFVVPQFQDLFQGFGADLPAFTQFVINLSKWMQANGLFMLMAIAAFIVGFIALKKRSAKFRRGLDRVSLKIPVVGDILYKSAVARYARTLSTMFAAGVPLVEAMDSVAKAAGNIVFTEAIFTMRDQVATGTQLQLTMAQSGMFPNMATQMVAIGEESGSLDAMCAKVADFYEAEVDNLVDSLTALMEPFIMSVLGVLVGGLVVAMYLPIFKMGQAI; from the coding sequence ATGGCCACGACCACCGCCAAGGCGCCCAAGGAATTTCCCTTCAAGTGGGAGGGCCTGGACCGTAAGGGCAACCGCATCAAGGGGCAGTCGTCCGGCCCCACTGCGGACTTCATCAAGCTCAGCCTGCGCAAGCAGGGCATCAACCCCATTGCGGTGCGCAAGGCCTCGACCCTGTTCGCCAAGGGCAAGGGCAAGGTCGACGCCCTCGACATTGCCGTGTTCAGCCGCCAAATCTCGACCATGCTCGCGGCCGGGGTGCCGCTGGTGCAGTCGCTGGAGATCATCGGCCGCGGGCACGACAAGCCGGCCATGGGCGAGATGGTGCTGGGCATCAAAACCTACATTGAGGGCGGCGCGTCGTTCTCGGAAGCGCTGGGCAAGTACCCGCTGTACTTTGACGAGCTGTACGTGAACCTGGTCGATGCTGGCGAAAAATCGGGCGCGCTGGAAACGCTGCTCGAAAAAATCGCCACCTACAAGGAAAAGACCGAGGCGCTGAAGAAAAAGGTCAAGAAGGCCATGACCTACCCCATCGCCGTGCTGGTGGTCGCCGTGATTGTCACCGGCATCCTGTTGTACTTCGTGGTGCCGCAGTTTCAGGACCTGTTCCAGGGCTTCGGCGCCGACCTGCCGGCCTTCACCCAGTTCGTGATCAACCTGTCGAAGTGGATGCAGGCCAACGGCCTGTTCATGCTGATGGCCATTGCCGCGTTCATCGTCGGTTTCATTGCGCTCAAAAAGCGCTCGGCCAAGTTCAGGCGTGGACTGGACCGGGTGTCGCTGAAGATTCCGGTGGTGGGCGACATCCTCTACAAGTCCGCCGTGGCCCGTTACGCGCGCACGCTGTCAACGATGTTCGCCGCCGGGGTGCCGCTGGTCGAGGCAATGGATTCAGTGGCCAAAGCGGCGGGCAATATCGTTTTCACTGAAGCGATTTTCACCATGCGTGACCAAGTGGCGACCGGTACGCAACTGCAGCTGACCATGGCGCAGTCGGGCATGTTTCCCAACATGGCGACGCAGATGGTTGCCATCGGCGAAGAATCGGGGTCGCTGGACGCGATGTGCGCCAAGGTCGCCGACTTTTACGAGGCCGAGGTCGACAACCTGGTCGACAGCCTCACGGCGTTGATGGAGCCCTTCATCATGTCGGTGCTGGGCGTGTTGGTCGGTGGGCTGGTGGTCGCGATGTACCTGCCGATCTTCAAAATGGGTCAGGCCATCTGA
- a CDS encoding MBL fold metallo-hydrolase — protein MVAPAQPLMHGITRLDTLQSRAGMAACYAIVRNGEVAFVEAGTSPGVPALLAWLESEGLSVEQVRYVMPTHVHLDHAGGAGLLMRACPNARLVVHPRGARHMIDPTALIAGATAVYGPEMVKAEYGEIAPIAADRVDSAEDGSRWALGDTQLQILDAPGHAKHHYCVYDATSQGLFTGDVFGLSYREFDTAKGPFLIPTTTPVQFDPDAWHDTLDRLLATGAERAFLTHFGVVEGLPALAATLRRGIEDYVQLARAAPDGEGRHEALRNSVAALAHRQLRAHGVTLDDARIEHILGLDFDLNAQGLGVWLDKVG, from the coding sequence ATGGTCGCCCCCGCCCAGCCCCTGATGCACGGCATCACCCGCCTTGACACCCTGCAAAGCCGCGCCGGCATGGCCGCGTGCTACGCCATCGTTCGCAACGGCGAGGTTGCGTTTGTCGAAGCCGGCACCAGTCCGGGCGTGCCGGCGCTGCTGGCGTGGCTTGAAAGTGAAGGCCTGTCGGTCGAGCAGGTGCGCTACGTGATGCCCACCCACGTGCACCTCGACCATGCGGGCGGCGCCGGGCTGCTGATGCGCGCCTGCCCGAACGCGCGACTGGTGGTCCACCCGCGCGGGGCGCGACACATGATCGACCCCACCGCGCTGATTGCCGGCGCCACGGCGGTCTATGGGCCCGAGATGGTCAAGGCCGAATACGGCGAGATCGCACCGATTGCCGCCGACCGCGTCGACAGCGCCGAAGACGGCAGCCGCTGGGCATTGGGGGACACGCAACTGCAGATTCTCGATGCGCCCGGCCATGCCAAACACCATTACTGCGTGTACGACGCCACCAGCCAGGGTCTGTTCACCGGCGACGTGTTCGGCCTGTCGTATCGCGAGTTCGACACGGCGAAGGGCCCTTTCCTGATCCCCACCACCACGCCGGTGCAGTTTGATCCCGATGCGTGGCATGACACCCTCGACCGGCTGCTGGCCACGGGTGCAGAGCGCGCTTTCCTGACCCATTTCGGGGTCGTCGAGGGCCTGCCGGCGCTGGCCGCGACGCTGCGTCGGGGGATTGAAGATTACGTGCAACTGGCCCGCGCCGCACCGGATGGCGAGGGTCGTCACGAAGCGCTGCGCAACAGCGTCGCCGCCCTCGCCCACCGGCAATTACGCGCCCACGGCGTGACATTGGACGACGCGCGCATCGAGCATATTCTGGGCCTGGACTTCGACCTGAATGCACAGGGCTTGGGTGTGTGGCTCGACAAGGTCGGTTAA
- the zapD gene encoding cell division protein ZapD: MSSSDDFVIFEQPLTERVRIFLRLEFLLAQRRHHRRDETEFGVRSTLHVLLDLLAVMSRSDLKTDLLKELVEQQATLNRLAKRPGVDQDTLVATLDDINEAIRGLQGLANHFASNLLRESDFLTTVANRYAMPGGTCGFDLPTLHFWLSQPRHLQERDLDTWASDMIPFERAIGLYLRLLRKSREAEPVTAIRGMHIHMPGGACHLLRAHVPRSIATFPEISASRHRFSIRFMTVASVHDRAQQLSIDVPFMMQCCTL; the protein is encoded by the coding sequence GTGTCGAGTTCAGACGATTTCGTCATCTTCGAGCAACCGCTCACCGAGCGCGTGCGCATCTTCCTGCGGCTCGAGTTCCTGTTGGCGCAACGCCGCCATCACCGCCGTGACGAAACCGAGTTTGGTGTGCGCAGCACCCTGCATGTACTGCTCGACCTGTTGGCAGTGATGTCACGCTCGGACTTGAAAACCGACCTGCTCAAGGAACTCGTCGAACAACAGGCCACCCTCAACCGCTTGGCCAAACGCCCGGGCGTTGATCAGGACACCCTGGTTGCGACGCTGGACGACATCAATGAGGCGATCCGCGGCCTGCAGGGACTCGCCAACCATTTCGCCAGCAATCTGCTGCGCGAGAGTGACTTTCTGACCACGGTGGCCAACCGCTACGCAATGCCGGGCGGCACCTGCGGTTTCGATCTGCCGACCCTGCATTTCTGGTTGTCGCAACCCCGCCACCTGCAAGAGCGGGACCTCGACACCTGGGCCAGCGACATGATTCCGTTCGAACGCGCCATCGGCCTGTACCTGCGGCTGTTGCGCAAAAGTCGCGAGGCCGAGCCGGTCACCGCCATTCGCGGCATGCATATCCACATGCCCGGCGGGGCCTGCCACTTGCTGCGCGCGCACGTGCCGCGATCCATCGCGACCTTCCCCGAGATCAGTGCCAGCCGCCATCGCTTCAGCATTCGCTTCATGACGGTCGCCTCGGTGCATGATCGCGCCCAGCAACTGAGCATTGATGTGCCATTCATGATGCAGTGCTGCACCCTGTGA
- the pilB gene encoding type IV-A pilus assembly ATPase PilB, translated as MNQPTVTSGFLGGLARRLVADGLLADTQARELQGKALKEQRPFVAVVVESTPLSARDVAHVASQEFGMPLLDLSVIDIDLALIHGLSEKVLKKAHAVPIYARGKKIFVAVSDPLNLQALEEIKFASGSQAEPVLVEEDKLTKSLESALRVLAQADMSGGDTDLENLELADTDPEGSGNDVGKDGADDAPIVRYINKVLVDAINQGASDVHFEPYEKTYRIRYRRDGELKTIAQPPVGQGIRLAARLKVMSRMDLAEKRVPQDGRIKLNLSRTKAIDFRVSTCPTLFGEKICARILDPSQAQLGIDALGYEPEQKAAYMKALNQPQGMILVTGPTGSGKTVSLYTGLNILNTEDINISTAEDPAEINLPGVNQVNVNPKQGLTFAAALKAFLRQDPDVIMVGEIRDLETAEIAIKAAQTGHLVLSTLHTNDAPQTIVRLMNMGVPAYNIASTLSLVIAQRLARKLCKVCKRPAQIPRPELLRQGFTEAELDDPDTLIMEAVGCDQCENSGYKGRTGIYQVMPFSDAMGRIIMDDGNVRDIQDRAQTEGVANLRQSALRKVRSGAIDLLQANACTVGD; from the coding sequence ATGAACCAACCGACCGTGACGTCCGGCTTTCTCGGCGGCCTCGCACGCCGACTGGTGGCCGATGGCCTGCTGGCCGACACCCAGGCTCGCGAGCTGCAGGGCAAGGCGCTGAAAGAGCAGCGGCCGTTTGTCGCGGTGGTGGTCGAGTCAACGCCGCTCTCGGCCCGCGATGTGGCGCACGTCGCCAGTCAGGAATTTGGCATGCCGCTGCTCGATCTGTCGGTGATCGACATCGATCTGGCACTGATTCACGGACTCAGCGAGAAGGTGCTGAAGAAGGCTCACGCGGTGCCCATCTATGCCAGGGGCAAGAAGATTTTTGTCGCGGTCAGCGACCCGCTGAACCTGCAGGCGCTCGAAGAAATCAAATTTGCCTCGGGCAGCCAGGCCGAGCCGGTGCTGGTTGAAGAAGACAAGCTCACCAAGTCACTGGAAAGCGCGCTGCGGGTGCTGGCCCAGGCCGACATGTCGGGCGGCGACACCGACCTCGAGAACCTGGAGCTCGCCGACACCGACCCCGAAGGCTCGGGCAACGATGTCGGCAAGGACGGCGCCGACGATGCGCCCATCGTGCGCTACATCAACAAGGTGCTGGTTGACGCCATCAACCAGGGGGCCTCGGACGTGCACTTCGAGCCCTACGAAAAGACCTACCGCATCCGTTACCGGCGCGATGGTGAGTTGAAAACCATCGCCCAGCCGCCGGTCGGTCAGGGCATTCGCCTGGCCGCGCGCCTCAAAGTGATGAGCCGCATGGACCTGGCTGAAAAGCGCGTGCCGCAGGACGGCCGTATCAAGCTCAACCTGTCGCGCACCAAGGCCATCGACTTTCGAGTGTCGACCTGCCCGACGCTGTTCGGCGAGAAAATCTGCGCGCGTATTCTCGACCCCTCCCAGGCGCAACTGGGCATCGACGCATTGGGCTACGAGCCTGAGCAGAAAGCGGCCTACATGAAGGCCCTGAACCAGCCGCAGGGCATGATTCTGGTCACCGGGCCGACCGGCTCGGGCAAGACCGTCTCGCTCTACACCGGCCTGAACATTCTCAACACCGAAGACATCAATATCTCCACCGCGGAGGATCCGGCCGAAATCAACCTGCCCGGGGTCAACCAGGTCAACGTCAATCCCAAACAGGGGCTGACGTTTGCCGCCGCGCTGAAGGCCTTCCTGCGTCAAGATCCCGACGTGATCATGGTCGGCGAAATTCGCGATCTGGAAACCGCCGAGATCGCCATCAAGGCCGCACAGACCGGTCACCTGGTGCTCTCGACCTTGCACACCAACGACGCGCCGCAGACCATCGTCCGCCTGATGAACATGGGGGTGCCGGCTTACAACATCGCTTCGACCCTGTCGCTGGTGATCGCGCAGCGGCTGGCCCGCAAGTTGTGCAAGGTATGCAAGCGACCGGCACAGATTCCACGACCGGAGTTGCTGCGCCAGGGCTTTACCGAGGCCGAACTCGACGACCCCGACACGCTCATCATGGAAGCCGTCGGCTGTGATCAGTGCGAGAACAGTGGCTACAAGGGACGCACCGGCATCTATCAGGTAATGCCGTTTTCTGACGCCATGGGGCGCATCATCATGGACGATGGCAACGTGCGCGATATTCAGGATCGGGCACAGACCGAAGGGGTCGCCAACCTCCGTCAGTCGGCCCTGCGCAAGGTTCGGTCGGGCGCCATCGACCTGTTGCAGGCCAACGCCTGTACCGTTGGCGATTGA
- the fliE gene encoding flagellar hook-basal body complex protein FliE, which translates to MREIRSRSALPNLDAGNAIGGGKDVKPSAFAERLGDAIKGVNDKQMTAASMAQEFELGRGDLASTMVAMQKSQVAFRATVEVRNRVVQAYQDVMNMPL; encoded by the coding sequence ATGCGCGAGATTCGCAGCCGCTCGGCGCTGCCCAATCTCGATGCCGGTAATGCCATCGGCGGCGGCAAGGATGTCAAGCCCTCGGCGTTTGCCGAACGCCTCGGCGACGCGATCAAAGGCGTCAACGACAAGCAGATGACCGCCGCGTCGATGGCGCAGGAATTCGAACTGGGTCGTGGCGATCTGGCCTCGACCATGGTCGCCATGCAGAAGTCCCAGGTGGCCTTTCGCGCCACGGTTGAAGTCAGAAACCGTGTCGTGCAGGCCTACCAGGACGTCATGAACATGCCGCTGTGA
- a CDS encoding prepilin peptidase — protein MLQPMIDLLAGSAALLIALTLLLGLAVGSFLNVVSLRLPDMMARDWRIEARQILELPAADEPRLTLSHPPSTCPACSTPIAKRFNLPVLGWCWLRGKAACCGARISLQYPAVELTCGLLSAACAWHFGFGIELALALALTWTLLVLAVIDARTTLLPDSITLPLIWAGLLAALLGWSGLPLSDAVIGAVAGYLSLWSVYWAFKLVTGKEGMGYGDFKLFAALGAWLGWSQLPLIILLASGVGAVVGIGLMLAQRAGRDLQLPFGPYLAAAGWIALLWGEAIARTYLQSVGL, from the coding sequence ATGCTGCAGCCGATGATCGACCTGCTGGCCGGCAGCGCCGCGCTGCTCATCGCGCTGACCCTGCTGCTGGGCCTGGCAGTGGGCAGCTTTCTCAACGTTGTCAGCCTGCGCCTGCCCGACATGATGGCGCGCGACTGGCGCATTGAGGCACGGCAGATTCTTGAGCTGCCGGCGGCGGACGAACCCCGCCTCACCCTGAGCCATCCGCCTTCGACCTGCCCGGCCTGCAGCACGCCCATTGCCAAGCGATTCAACCTGCCGGTGCTCGGCTGGTGCTGGTTGCGCGGCAAGGCGGCCTGCTGTGGCGCGCGCATCTCGTTGCAGTATCCGGCGGTGGAGCTGACCTGCGGGCTGCTCAGCGCCGCCTGTGCGTGGCACTTCGGCTTCGGCATTGAGCTGGCGCTGGCGCTGGCGCTGACCTGGACCTTGCTGGTGTTGGCCGTCATTGACGCCCGCACGACCCTGTTGCCCGACAGCATCACCTTGCCTCTGATCTGGGCCGGGCTGCTGGCCGCGCTGCTCGGCTGGAGCGGTTTGCCGCTTTCCGATGCCGTGATCGGCGCCGTGGCCGGCTACCTGAGTCTGTGGAGCGTGTATTGGGCGTTCAAGCTGGTCACCGGCAAGGAGGGCATGGGCTACGGCGACTTCAAGCTGTTTGCCGCGCTGGGGGCGTGGCTGGGCTGGTCACAACTGCCGCTGATCATTCTGTTGGCCTCGGGGGTGGGCGCGGTGGTCGGCATTGGTCTGATGCTGGCCCAACGGGCCGGACGCGACCTGCAACTGCCGTTTGGCCCGTATCTGGCGGCGGCCGGCTGGATCGCCCTGTTGTGGGGCGAGGCGATTGCCCGCACCTACCTGCAGAGCGTCGGACTGTGA
- a CDS encoding DNA gyrase inhibitor YacG: protein MSDAPPVPRLGRCPHCGASSRLDPQNAWRPFCSERCKLIDLGDWFEERHQVIEPLPGDPFDPAP from the coding sequence GTGAGCGACGCCCCACCCGTGCCCCGGCTCGGCCGCTGCCCGCATTGCGGCGCGTCCAGCCGTCTCGATCCACAGAACGCGTGGCGCCCGTTTTGCAGTGAGCGCTGCAAGCTGATCGACCTCGGCGACTGGTTCGAGGAGCGTCACCAGGTCATCGAACCGCTGCCCGGCGACCCCTTCGACCCTGCGCCCTGA
- the rpoN gene encoding RNA polymerase factor sigma-54, whose protein sequence is MHASLSGHLQQKSYAARIQQSQLLQIDQAGLHETVQGWLAHNVMLEAEPALDLDTDADDDILDMDAVTHTAEGAVELPWDATLTRLSRGDDFADASAEARLAAPESDDPQMQVLDALAIEPMSEDCRNAAGVVLAAIDEDGFLALSLGDLARRHGLDVVVLEQALAVIQNLGPAGYGARTLDEALELQLRCLPVDEAQTLALRIVQHGVTRLGRRDLDSLRRALQASPATFSAAMGLLRGLATRPGAVATEATAIRPDVRVVRRQGRWHVELTRDATPHLEINHTYARMISSMGTEASSLRHQLTEARWLIKSLQQRQETLLKVAQAVLARQFKVLSHGLEGCRPLALKEIADVVGVHESTVCRAVNGKYVALPGQTLELRAFFSQAAGEDSVAGVAARALVKRLIAGEAADHPLDDAALTDALAQRGIRLARRTVAKYREALGYPAARDRAHPIAA, encoded by the coding sequence ATGCACGCCAGTCTCAGCGGTCACCTCCAACAAAAAAGCTACGCCGCCCGTATTCAGCAGAGCCAACTGCTGCAGATCGACCAAGCCGGCCTGCACGAGACGGTCCAGGGTTGGTTGGCGCACAACGTGATGTTGGAGGCCGAGCCCGCACTTGACCTCGACACCGATGCAGATGACGACATCCTCGACATGGACGCGGTCACCCACACGGCTGAGGGGGCTGTCGAACTGCCGTGGGACGCCACCCTTACACGCCTGTCACGCGGCGACGACTTTGCGGACGCGTCGGCTGAAGCCCGTCTGGCCGCCCCCGAGTCCGATGACCCGCAGATGCAGGTGCTCGATGCCCTCGCCATCGAGCCGATGAGCGAAGACTGCCGCAACGCCGCCGGCGTGGTCCTTGCCGCGATTGATGAAGATGGCTTTCTGGCGCTGTCGCTGGGTGATCTGGCCCGGCGCCATGGCCTTGACGTCGTGGTGCTCGAACAGGCGCTGGCGGTCATCCAGAATTTGGGCCCGGCCGGCTACGGCGCCCGCACGCTGGACGAAGCGCTGGAGCTGCAGTTGCGCTGCCTGCCGGTGGACGAGGCGCAGACCCTGGCATTGCGCATCGTTCAGCACGGCGTGACGCGTCTCGGCCGTCGCGACCTCGACAGCCTGCGCCGTGCCCTGCAGGCCAGCCCGGCCACTTTCAGTGCCGCGATGGGGTTGCTGCGCGGCTTGGCGACCCGACCCGGCGCGGTGGCCACCGAAGCCACCGCCATTCGTCCCGACGTTCGCGTCGTGCGCCGCCAGGGCCGCTGGCATGTTGAACTGACCCGCGACGCCACGCCGCACCTCGAGATCAACCACACCTATGCCCGCATGATCAGCAGCATGGGAACCGAGGCCAGCAGCCTGCGTCACCAACTCACCGAAGCGCGCTGGTTGATCAAGAGCCTGCAGCAGCGGCAGGAAACCCTGCTCAAGGTCGCCCAAGCGGTGCTGGCACGCCAGTTCAAGGTGCTCAGCCACGGTCTCGAAGGCTGCCGCCCGCTGGCGCTCAAGGAAATTGCCGACGTGGTCGGCGTGCATGAGTCCACCGTCTGCCGCGCGGTCAACGGAAAATATGTCGCCCTGCCGGGACAGACGCTGGAGTTGCGAGCCTTCTTCAGCCAGGCCGCTGGCGAAGACAGCGTCGCCGGCGTCGCCGCCCGCGCGCTGGTCAAGCGGCTGATCGCCGGTGAAGCCGCCGATCATCCGCTCGATGACGCGGCACTGACCGATGCCCTTGCCCAACGTGGCATCCGCCTGGCGCGCCGCACGGTGGCCAAGTACCGCGAGGCGCTGGGTTATCCCGCCGCCCGCGACCGTGCCCATCCCATTGCAGCCTGA
- the coaE gene encoding dephospho-CoA kinase (Dephospho-CoA kinase (CoaE) performs the final step in coenzyme A biosynthesis.) gives MPPIVGLTGGIASGKSTAEDAFRALGVPVLDADQVARDVVAPGSAGLAAIIDTFGAEFLTAEGQLDRRRMRERVFADAAERKRLEALTHPLIGEAMDQWCRAQADAPYAVLSIAILLESRFRERVDFILVVDVAEAVQIERLRARDGIDDALARQMLGAQTRREARRAAADGLIENDGSVESLRAKVAAWHQHFLTQWRTDGAV, from the coding sequence ATGCCCCCCATCGTCGGCCTGACCGGCGGCATTGCCAGCGGCAAGTCGACGGCGGAGGACGCCTTTCGCGCGCTGGGCGTTCCGGTGCTCGATGCCGACCAGGTGGCGCGTGACGTGGTCGCCCCGGGCAGCGCCGGACTGGCGGCCATCATCGACACCTTTGGCGCCGAGTTTCTGACAGCCGAAGGCCAGCTCGACCGGCGACGGATGCGCGAGCGCGTGTTCGCCGACGCGGCCGAGCGCAAGCGGCTCGAAGCGCTGACCCACCCGCTGATCGGCGAGGCGATGGACCAGTGGTGCCGGGCACAGGCTGACGCCCCCTACGCGGTGCTGTCCATCGCCATCCTGCTGGAGAGCCGCTTTCGCGAGCGGGTCGACTTCATCCTTGTCGTCGATGTGGCCGAAGCCGTGCAGATCGAGCGCCTGCGCGCCCGAGACGGGATTGATGACGCCCTCGCGCGGCAGATGCTCGGGGCCCAGACCCGCCGCGAAGCGCGTCGCGCGGCGGCTGACGGTCTGATCGAAAACGACGGTAGCGTCGAGAGCCTGCGCGCCAAGGTGGCCGCGTGGCATCAGCATTTTCTGACGCAGTGGCGGACTGATGGCGCCGTTTGA